Genomic window (Pradoshia sp. D12):
CCAAAATCATGCTGAACCCCCATGTATATCACCAATACGGCAATGATGGAAACAGCTGTTATTAAAAAACTTTTCATATCATATCCCCGCCATATTATTCTTTTCAATATTCTACCATGTTTTTTGGTGGTACAATGGAAAAAAGTTACTCGAGGAGTTTTGGGCATGAAGCAAATATCTATCCATTGGAAGATTATGACTATGACTTTCTTCATCATTATCTGTTCTTTTGCTGTTGCAGGTATCTTTGTGCTCGGAAGTTTCATGGAAAAGAAGGAGGCAGAAATCAGCGAACGGAGCCTGCTCCTCTCAAGAACGGTTGCTGAATTGCCTGAGGTGAGGAAGCTGCTTTCAGAAGGCGGTGACAAAAGCAGAGCGGAAGAAATAAACCCAGTTGTTGAGCGGATTAGGGTTATCAATAATGCTGATTATATTGTTGTGCTCAATAATAATCGTATCCGACTGTCCCATCCTGTCAAAAGGATGATAGGTACAGTGTCAAAAACGGCAGATGAGGATGCTGCGTTTACGGAACACAGCTATGTCTCTAAAGCGAATGGAGAAGCAGGCACAGTTATGCGCGGATTTGTTCCTATTATGGATGATGAACATAATCAGGTAGGGGTGGTTATCACAGGATATCTGACCCCAACTCTATGGGAAATTGTATGGGGGACAAGGATTGAAATCTTCTTGGCTATTGGTTTTTCGCTGCTACTTGGCGCATGGGGAGCATGGTCACTGGCACGGCATGTTAAAAACCAAATGTTTGGGCTTGAGCCACATGAAATAGCTCGTCTCTATGCCGAACGGAATGAAACCTTCAATGCCATGCATGAAGGAATTATCGCTATTGATAATGATATGACCATTACGGTTTTTAATGAAAAGGCCTATCGTATCCTTGGTGTAGATAAGCAAAATCTAATCGGCAAGAATATTTATGATGTTCTGCCTGATACAAGATTGCCAGAAATCATTGATTTTAATCACCCGGTCTATAATAAGGAGTTATTGGTCAACCAGCATTCCATTTTGAGTAATCGTATTCCTATTCAGGTAAGGGGCAAAACGATTGGAGCCGTCGCAGTCTTTCAGGACAGGACAGACGTGAAGAAGCTAGCCGAGGAGCTTACAGGCGTAAAGGCTTTTGTTCAGGCTCTCCGTGTTCAAAATCATGAACATAAAAATAAGATGCATACAATCGCAGGCTTGCTTCAGCTTGGTAAATATAAAAAAGCAACTGAATATATCTTCCAAGCTAAAGAAGAACAAGAAATGCTCACTGATTTCCTACATGAACGCATTAAAGATGACAATCTATCAGGTTTGCTTTTAAGTAAGGTTAGCCATGGGAAAGAACTAGGTATCGAAGTCGAAATAGATAAGAACAGCAATTGGACTCATTTTCCAAATGGGCTTGACCATCATGATTTTGTCGTCATTATCGGAAATCTTATTGAAAATGCATTCGAGGCTGTACAGAAATCTATCCAAAAAGAGCGTAAAGTGTCTATTAGCTTGGACCAAACGGATGAATCTACATCAATTTTGGTGGAGGATAATGGAATTGGGATGGATGAAGCCGTCATCAATAATCTATTCAAAAATGGATACACCACCAAACAAGAAGAAGGACATGGGATTGGCATGTACTTGATTCATGAAATTGTCGCCAAAGGCGGCGGCAATATTGAAGTGGATAGTTCTCCTGGTGAAGGGACCAGCATTGTCATTACTTTTTAAGGGGGAAATGAAATGGAAACAGTTACTGTATTACTAATTGAGGACGATCCAATGGTACGCGAGGTTAATCGTGGGTTTATTGAGAAAATAGAAGGCTTCCATGTCGTCGGTTTTGCCCCGAACGGTAAGGTGGGGCTTGAACAAATAGAAATCTTGAAGCCAGAACTTGTTTTAATGGATATATTCATGCCTGAACAGGATGGGCTTGCTACTATCCGCAAAATCAGGGAAAAGGCCATTTCGACAGAGGTCATCGTCGTTACGGCAGCTAATGACCAGCAGACAATTCGGGAAATTCTGCAGTTTGGAGCTTTTGACTATGTCATGAAGCCATTCACCTTTGAGCGAATGAAGCAAGCGCTCGAAAACTATAAGGCATACAGGGAGCAATTCAAACAGAAAGAGGAGTTGACTCAGGATGAATTGGACCGTCTCTTGCGCAGCCAACCTGAACAGGGGCATAAAATGAAGAAGGAAGTACTCCCTAAAGGACTTAACCCGGCAACAATGGAGAAAATACTTCTATTCATCGAAGAGAAAAAGAAACCAATCTCGGCAGAAGAAGTTGCCGAAGGGACTGGACTTGCAAGAGTCACAGCTCGTCGTTATCTGGAACATCTCGAAAAGCAAAACAAAGTAGAAATTGTATTACAGTATGGCGGGATAGGACGGCCTATCAACCGTTATCAAACGGTTAATTGATATTAGCATTAATCAGTTAAGAAGCTACAAAAGCTAAATATTTCTTGTTTTATCAGAGAATTATTGCAATATCCATTCAAGGTTATTCAACGTTTGGCAACCTAGCAATGAAAAGTAAAAAATACAATACATCCTGGGGAAAAACTTTATTATAAATTCAAAAAAATGAGGGGGAACTCGTTATGGAGAATAAATTGATTCAAGAGTTAGGGATTAAATATCCCATCTTACAAGCTCCTATGGCAGGCGTGACCACTCCGGAACTAGTTTCATCAGTTTCAAATAATAATTGTTTAGGTAGTATTGGAGCCGGTTATTTAACAGCAGATAAAACAAGAGAATTCATACATAATGTAAAAAAGTTAACTAAACATCCATTTGGTATAAATCTTTTTGTACCTGAAAATCATGAATTAATAGAAGATAAAATTTTAAAAACGAATAGTTTATTAGACCAATATCGAAAAGAACTTCAGATAGTAAAGGATGATTTGTCGATTTCTACTAAATCAGAATTCGATGAACAAATTGAAATAGTATTAAAAGAAAAATTGAAGGTTTGCTCGTTCACATTTGGTATTCCAAGTAAAGAGATTGTGAAAGAATTAAAAAAGGTCGGAACAGTTGTTATAGGTACTGCAACAAATGTAAAAGAAGCCCAAATAGTTGAGAGTATAGGAATGGATGCAGTGGTTGTTCAAGGCAGCGAAGCAGGAGGACATAGAGGATCATTTATGAATCCAGATAGCTTAATAGGGTTAATGTCTTTAATTCCACAAGTTGTAGATAATGTTTCCATACCTGTTATTGCTGCAGGAGGGATTATGGATGGAAGAGGTGTCACAGCGGCTTTATGTCTTGGTGCAAAAGCAGTTCAATTAGGCACAGCTTTTTTAACTACAAAAGAGAGTGGAGCACATCCATTACATAAGAAGGCTATTCTTAATGCATCAGAAGAAGATGTATTATTAACCAGGGTCTTTTCTGGTAAGACAGCCCGGGGTGTTAACAATAAATTCATGGAAAATATGAGAGAGTACGAAAATGAATTGCCGGCTTATCCTTATCAAAATACATTAACTAAAGAAATAAGAAGGGTAGCAAGTGAACAAAATAATAAGGAATATATGTCACTTTGGTCTGGGCAGAGCCCAAGATTAAGCAGGGAAGTATCGGTTAAAGAATTAATACAATCTCTTCAAGAAGAATCAAAAGGGATTCTGAACCAGTTTGTAAATTTATAATTTATAATTTATCTTTTATTTTTACTTTTGAATAAGAACAAAAACCACCAAACTAATAAAAATAAATATCCTATGGTTGTAAATATGGACCAGATCGCTCCATGTTGTAATAGACTAATTAAATGTTCAAATTCGTTCATTTTTTCTGCTCTTCCAATACTGTTTATCAAACTGATTATTAGAGCCACTTATTAGTATTTTCTTAACAAATTTTAAATACTGGAAGGGAATGATAGCTTAAGGATGGAAATATAATGGTAGTAGGCAGGCTCATGATTACTTTTTAAAGGGAATGAAGGGGCGATCAGATGTGAATATGATGGCGAAGGTTAAACTCATATTTTATGCAGTAATCGTATTTTCGATTTATCTGTATGCCATTTTCTATTCTTTTGGGGATCATGATTTGAATTTAAATCACACGTCTAGTAAACAAATCACTGCTTCCTCGGATGAGGATATCAGAAGAAATGTTCAAATAAAATTTATCCTTTTGAATTCATCCGGTCATGCACTTGGTGAAACTGATATTTTGATTAAGAAAAACTCTAAGAATCAAGACAAGAAACCCTTAAATGTTCAAACTAATAGTAAAGGTGAATATGAGTTGACCATAGAACCTGGTTCATATGATGTCCATTTAGAAAAAAATCGCTCTGTACAAAAACAAGTAACTATTCATTCTAAGGATGATGGTAAATCAATAGTACTGAAGTTTTAAAGAAGCCTTAAGTAAGGCTTTTTTATGCATTTGTTCATTATAAACGCTGTTAACAAACATATATTAAACGTTATTTATAGACTAAGTTTTGCCTGAACGTTATTGGTCGTCAAAAGTAAGGGAGGATTGAGCTATGCGACAGATTATTGCCTTAGGAGGCGGAGGTTTCTCAATGGAACCGGATAATCCGTTATTGGATCGATATATTTTAAAACAGGCTACTGTAAATAGGCCAAAAATATGCTTTGTACCAACTGCCAGCGGGGATGCGGACGGGTATGTACAAAGGTTTTATACCTTTTTTAATGAGCAGGAGTGCGAACCAACTCACTTATCATTATTTAAGCCTCCAACCAAAAATTTGCAGGATTACATACTCGAACAGGATATTATCTATGTAGGTGGAGGTAATACGAAGAACTTATTAATTCTCTGGAAAGAGTGGGGATTGGATCGAATACTGAAAACTGCTTATGACCAAGGAATCCTATTGTGCGGTATAAGTGCAGGTGCAATTTGCTGGTATGAGGAAGGATTGACCGATTCATTTGGAGATACACTTGAACCAATAAAGGCATTGGGGATATTAAAGGGGAGTCATTCACCTCACTACGACGGTGAAATGAATAGAAGACCTGCCTATTTACAAATGGTTAAAGATAGATTAATAAATCCAGGTATTGCTGCTGATGATGGAGTAGGGCTTCATTATGTAAATGGAGAGCTGGTAAAAGTAGTGAGCTCCAGACCGAACGCCGCCGCCTATAGTGTTAAAATTTCTGAAGATGGCATTGAGGAAAAAATCCTGGAACCCTTTTATTTAGGAAAGGAAGACTTATAGAGAGAATAACACGTTGTGCTTATTATAATGTTTACATCTTTTTCATATGAGGGAAGTAGAAAAGTAAGCAAAAATAGATTAAAAGTCTTTCTGAATTGATAGTCGCAAATGAATGGGGTGCGGAGGATGAAGATAGCGATTGCCGGCGGTAGCGGTTTTGTTGGGAAGGAACTTGCTGCATTATTAGTCAGGGAAGGTCACGAGGTTTATATTTTGACCCGTAATAAAAATAAGCTGACAATGTCAACTGTTAAACCAGTCGAATGGCTTAATGAATATAGTAAACCAGAAGAGGAATTGGAAGGGATTGAAGCTATTGTTAATCTAGCTGGCACATCCCTGAATTCTGGTCGTTGGACGGAGAAAAGAAAAAAGCAAATTTTAAAAAGCCGTATAAATGCTACAAATGAGATCTATAGGATAATAGCAAAGCTTGACCCTAAACCTCGAATTTTAATCAATGCAAGTGCTATTGGTTGTTATGAGCCATCTCTAGAACAAACCTATCATGAGGACTGGAAACAAGCAGGTGACAATTTTCTGGCGGAAACTGTTGTTCAGTGGGAGCAGGGAGCCCAAAAAGTAACAGATTTTGGAATGCGAGTCGTATTTGCCCGTTTTGGTCTAATTCTTGGTGCCAAAGAAGGGGCTTTTCAAAAATTGATTTTGCCCTATAAGCTATTTGTCGGAGGTAATTTAGGTTCAGGCCGACAATGGTATTCGTGGATTCATGTTGAGGATGTGGCAAATGCAATTTTATTTTGTATCCGAAATAACCAAATAAATGGCCCGGTGAATTTTACCGCTCCGCATCCAAAGAGAATGGAGGATTTCGGTAAAACTCTGGGTGAGGTACTTAATAAACCGCATTGGACAACCATTCCTTCTATTTTCATGAAGACAGCTCTTGGAGAAATGAGTACGTTAATACTGCAAGGGCAAAAGGTGATACCCAAAAAATTAATCGAAGCCGGATACTCATTTATCTATCCGGATTTAAGGTCTGCTCTAAGGCAATTAGTAAAACAAAGAAAGGACTCGCAGAGGTAAAAGCAGAGTCCTTACTTCTTTTGAATTATTTTTCGTCATGAAAATCATGATTTTCATGCTCATCATGATCATTGTCTGCTGAATGTTCATAATGATCCTCTACATGATCATCATATTGGTCGTCTGTATGATCCTGCTCTTGGTTCCATTGTTGACCGAAGAATAATGGACGTCTTCTTTCCTTGTATAGGTTTCTTGAAATGCCAATTATTTTCTTGAAGCGGATGGCTATTATGCTAGTTTGACCTCTATTTGTGGTAAGCAGCAACAAAAAGTCGCTCTTTAACGCCTTTAATTCCCCGTAATATGAACCTTCAACTGTAATAACCTGGACTTGTTCACCAATTAGATCAGAAGCATAATCAAAAAAATCTTTATCACTTTCATTACTCAAATGTAGTCTCCCCTCTCTTTATAATTAGTTAATGCACGTTATAGATCATTTGCATAGGTGTTTTGCTTAGGGAATAGGGGAATAATTATAGTTTGGTAATGGGTATAGAAACGGCAAAGTGATATGATAAACATATAAACCATACTATTCAACCCAGAATAGTTTTTTCGATAAGGGAGCTGGCAACATGGAGGAATATTTAACAAAGCAACAAGAAACTATTTTGCAGCAATTAAAAGACGTAGCAAAAGAGTTTTCTGTAAGAGCACAAAAATATGACGAGGAACGCTCATTTCCAGCCGAGAATATTACCGATTTGAAAAAAATGAAGTATACAACCTTAACCTTGCCGCAGGAATTTGGAGGAGCAGGGGAAGGGTTAACGACTTTTTTGCTTGGCCAGGAGATCATCGCCCAGCATTGCGGTTCAACGTCACTAGCAATTGGGTGGCACAATATGGTAATCCTGGAGCTCTTAGAAAATAAAACATGGACAGAAGAAAATAAAAAGAAACTATTTAACGAAATCGCTGACGGAGCTTTGGTTAATCGTGCCGCATCTGAACCAGCGACAGGTAGCCCAACAAGGGGAGATAGACCAGAGACGATCGCTCTTAGAAAAGGAGATAAATGGATTCTTAACGGAAGAAAAACGTACACCTCACTGGCTCCGGTTTTGGATATTTTTCTTGTAAGTGCATGGATTCCTGACGAGGAAACGATTGGTTGGTTTAAAGTATACAAAAACCAGAGCGGTGTGAGTATTGATGAAACATGGGATATGATCTCGATGCAGGGAACTGGCAGCCATGATTTACTTATGGAAAATGTAGTGCTTCGTGAAGAAGATTTTGTGGAAAGAGCTTCTGCTAGAAAAGCTTCAGGCTGGCTTTTACATATACCTGCGTGTTATTTAGGCATTGCAATGGGAGCGCGTAACTATGCGATTCAATTTGCAAAAACGTATTCACCAAACAGTTTAAAGGGCACAATCTCTGAACTGCCGCATATTCAGGCAAAGATTGGTCAAATGGAGCTTGAGCTGATGCAGTCTAGGAGCTTTTTATATTCTATTGCTCAAAGATGGGAGCAGTATCCTGAGAAACGTGAACAAATGGGTCCTGAATTGGCAGCTGTTAAAACGGCTATAACCAATCAAGCAATCTCGATTGTCGATACAGCCATGCGAATAGTCGGCGCACAAAGCCTGCAACGGAAAAGTCCAATGCAAAGATATTATCGTGATGTTCGGGCAGGTCTGCATAATCCTCCTATGGATGATTCTACGCTGACCTTACTTGCTAAAAATGCGTTGGAGAAACAGGTGTAATAGAGAGAAAACAGTTGGGATGTAACATAGTTAAAGAAAATATTAAATGAACTTTTCATCGTTTCTTATATTCAGAAAGAATCCTCATTAAGATAATGAGGTTCTTTTATTGTCTTTATTCCAAGTTGATTGGGGGTCACTTTTTCCAAGAATAATTTAAACTCATTAAAGGGATATACAAAAAAGCAAAAGTGCTATTCATAGCTTAATTTCCAGCTTGATTTTATTCAAAAAAAGTAAAGTTAACTTTTTAATGTAATAAATGTATATTTAGTGAAAAATACCACATTTTTCTTGACCATGAAAAAATAAGAAGCTATATTGATAATGCGTTATGTGAAAAGATTCACATATTTAACATCTTAGAGGAGTGAGTAATTTGAGAAATCTAAAAAAAGTAGCAATGGTAGGAACTGGTTTGGTTGGATCAAGTGCAGCCTATAGCTTAATTAATCAAGGAATTTGCGATGAATTAATTATGATTGACATTAACCATGAAAGAGCAAAGGGTGAAGTTTGGGATTTATTACACTGCATCGACTTTTTGCCAAGCCGAACGAAAATTACTGCGGGTTCCTATTCTGATTGCGAAGATGCAGATATCGTTATCATAACTGCTGGTCCTCCTCCTAAAAAAGGTCAGACACGACTAGATACATTGGAAATTAGTGCAAGGATTATGAAGTCTATTGTTTCGGAAGTAATGGAAAGTGGGTTTGACGGTATCTTTTTGATAGCATCCAATCCAGTTGATATTATGACTTATATGGTATGGAAATTATCTGGCCTTCCGAGAAATAGAGTAATTGGTACTGGAACTTCATTAGACTCTTCAAGATTGAAAAATTATTTATCGGAAATTTTACATGTTGATCCAAGAAGTATTAATGGTTATACAATGGGTGAACATGGAGACTCTCAATTTGCCGCTTGGTCCCACATGACTGTTGGGGGAAAACCACTTCTACAAATTTTAGAAGAAGGAAAAGAAGAAATTGGGGAAATCGATTTAGATTTATTATTGCAAAAAGTGAAAAGAGTAGGGTTTGAGATACTAGAAAGAAAAGGAACCACCTACTACGGTATCGGATCA
Coding sequences:
- a CDS encoding TIGR01777 family oxidoreductase codes for the protein MKIAIAGGSGFVGKELAALLVREGHEVYILTRNKNKLTMSTVKPVEWLNEYSKPEEELEGIEAIVNLAGTSLNSGRWTEKRKKQILKSRINATNEIYRIIAKLDPKPRILINASAIGCYEPSLEQTYHEDWKQAGDNFLAETVVQWEQGAQKVTDFGMRVVFARFGLILGAKEGAFQKLILPYKLFVGGNLGSGRQWYSWIHVEDVANAILFCIRNNQINGPVNFTAPHPKRMEDFGKTLGEVLNKPHWTTIPSIFMKTALGEMSTLILQGQKVIPKKLIEAGYSFIYPDLRSALRQLVKQRKDSQR
- a CDS encoding NAD(P)H-dependent flavin oxidoreductase, giving the protein MENKLIQELGIKYPILQAPMAGVTTPELVSSVSNNNCLGSIGAGYLTADKTREFIHNVKKLTKHPFGINLFVPENHELIEDKILKTNSLLDQYRKELQIVKDDLSISTKSEFDEQIEIVLKEKLKVCSFTFGIPSKEIVKELKKVGTVVIGTATNVKEAQIVESIGMDAVVVQGSEAGGHRGSFMNPDSLIGLMSLIPQVVDNVSIPVIAAGGIMDGRGVTAALCLGAKAVQLGTAFLTTKESGAHPLHKKAILNASEEDVLLTRVFSGKTARGVNNKFMENMREYENELPAYPYQNTLTKEIRRVASEQNNKEYMSLWSGQSPRLSREVSVKELIQSLQEESKGILNQFVNL
- a CDS encoding sensor histidine kinase — translated: MKQISIHWKIMTMTFFIIICSFAVAGIFVLGSFMEKKEAEISERSLLLSRTVAELPEVRKLLSEGGDKSRAEEINPVVERIRVINNADYIVVLNNNRIRLSHPVKRMIGTVSKTADEDAAFTEHSYVSKANGEAGTVMRGFVPIMDDEHNQVGVVITGYLTPTLWEIVWGTRIEIFLAIGFSLLLGAWGAWSLARHVKNQMFGLEPHEIARLYAERNETFNAMHEGIIAIDNDMTITVFNEKAYRILGVDKQNLIGKNIYDVLPDTRLPEIIDFNHPVYNKELLVNQHSILSNRIPIQVRGKTIGAVAVFQDRTDVKKLAEELTGVKAFVQALRVQNHEHKNKMHTIAGLLQLGKYKKATEYIFQAKEEQEMLTDFLHERIKDDNLSGLLLSKVSHGKELGIEVEIDKNSNWTHFPNGLDHHDFVVIIGNLIENAFEAVQKSIQKERKVSISLDQTDESTSILVEDNGIGMDEAVINNLFKNGYTTKQEEGHGIGMYLIHEIVAKGGGNIEVDSSPGEGTSIVITF
- a CDS encoding acyl-CoA dehydrogenase family protein, with protein sequence MEEYLTKQQETILQQLKDVAKEFSVRAQKYDEERSFPAENITDLKKMKYTTLTLPQEFGGAGEGLTTFLLGQEIIAQHCGSTSLAIGWHNMVILELLENKTWTEENKKKLFNEIADGALVNRAASEPATGSPTRGDRPETIALRKGDKWILNGRKTYTSLAPVLDIFLVSAWIPDEETIGWFKVYKNQSGVSIDETWDMISMQGTGSHDLLMENVVLREEDFVERASARKASGWLLHIPACYLGIAMGARNYAIQFAKTYSPNSLKGTISELPHIQAKIGQMELELMQSRSFLYSIAQRWEQYPEKREQMGPELAAVKTAITNQAISIVDTAMRIVGAQSLQRKSPMQRYYRDVRAGLHNPPMDDSTLTLLAKNALEKQV
- a CDS encoding L-lactate dehydrogenase; protein product: MRNLKKVAMVGTGLVGSSAAYSLINQGICDELIMIDINHERAKGEVWDLLHCIDFLPSRTKITAGSYSDCEDADIVIITAGPPPKKGQTRLDTLEISARIMKSIVSEVMESGFDGIFLIASNPVDIMTYMVWKLSGLPRNRVIGTGTSLDSSRLKNYLSEILHVDPRSINGYTMGEHGDSQFAAWSHMTVGGKPLLQILEEGKEEIGEIDLDLLLQKVKRVGFEILERKGTTYYGIGSALASITKEIFNDSHKIVALSTILDGEYGYKDICTGVPSIITREGIKEVVELNLTSTEKEKFDQSNEILREYMRSIGF
- a CDS encoding response regulator, with the protein product METVTVLLIEDDPMVREVNRGFIEKIEGFHVVGFAPNGKVGLEQIEILKPELVLMDIFMPEQDGLATIRKIREKAISTEVIVVTAANDQQTIREILQFGAFDYVMKPFTFERMKQALENYKAYREQFKQKEELTQDELDRLLRSQPEQGHKMKKEVLPKGLNPATMEKILLFIEEKKKPISAEEVAEGTGLARVTARRYLEHLEKQNKVEIVLQYGGIGRPINRYQTVN
- a CDS encoding peptidase E, whose amino-acid sequence is MRQIIALGGGGFSMEPDNPLLDRYILKQATVNRPKICFVPTASGDADGYVQRFYTFFNEQECEPTHLSLFKPPTKNLQDYILEQDIIYVGGGNTKNLLILWKEWGLDRILKTAYDQGILLCGISAGAICWYEEGLTDSFGDTLEPIKALGILKGSHSPHYDGEMNRRPAYLQMVKDRLINPGIAADDGVGLHYVNGELVKVVSSRPNAAAYSVKISEDGIEEKILEPFYLGKEDL